A single region of the Selenomonas sp. oral taxon 920 genome encodes:
- a CDS encoding DUF4132 domain-containing protein — protein sequence MISYYLRDEEMTRYIERLKAGFDALNPQSQKLLNFLFFRTDEKGEPDYDWDVGVANFRRNKKGVVCTVDDDVLPPALYPAFDLMIGEDLRRDLVDMAHSLAAYPYTNRYYRRLVRSRDYHQHVGRIWNLVEQLVREYALGKNFLQLLRREYDVERYGSSFLPPEQIAVWIDRGDAETIAIIRDMLLSENNTNVLTYDIFRAIFKSRSTELVELVGKLLLAGKLQEGLRQAICETMDCGRQEHFVYIMGIIEEHNLIRFSSVRRAIATTIGIGTDSERVDKKLLALMMRVLRNPAEADTLLCSEDNVEAMVGLWSKGIHDLTQLIAGMEAIIAEGRPHSVLLVSYFLHALQDGAQERRIAKRVLLGITDAELSAADMKKIACYLSYMTGDFYILRDLDDFVKQFDATTYFADTEEATRFFDLCARALDRMKRKEEKYPACIFPWYDVTLTKEALSNAMVLTALCAGTALTDRVAPILPVCYTGQRAARLFLKTPLSAAQEASLLDLLRLAPETAEAILLKKDTATVAAADFVPRHRTEIAALLRLKTAKTRRTVLDLLYTQEDELLRTSIADLLAQKDVNKRLGALDLLLRCKADGRMAQEELLALAHGIQKPTSDEQVLIDELSSSTGADAQEQALFDAAYTPDFAIEIQYAEKNGGIRGLLNRLTGAKEELSAGGYDAAANTIHVVNTLTLKDIFPRTDEELLAIVTKLNALYAKHEDYEYKARWIGREETTLSAGYYERADAEHAKDAPDHIKYYPLAEVWEEFYRQEIVDFPTLYQLAIALRMPKAEDEFFADGLTRMTERDWTAFPAALAAQKLSYFGEGYVGRQTGKNVIRVLYETYAEENRPFVFAAGLLMMSRAYDCFDENLFLVEYKNQWRTGNTRQIMHHTALMQTALHGARRYQGAAEFAQSYALRYRMMERLEAQLLRTEQEPESGMVGIIEHAQAHLLGMVEKDAFYKMLLGVQADGMSEDAARKQKAVEKNRIQVLERYRSGALPDPKDADFRGAQTEDVLAFVRDEGQQVIDCIVTAELRRGDTPALHSAAVASIVRVEGMDTFVRILQALGALKLDRGSWYYGANEAKASTLSHLLKVSHPRAGETAAELKTALSGSGITEQRLVEAAMYALQWIPLIEAHLGWHGMASGCYYFQAHMSDIPKDRESMIAKYTPIAVEDLKEGAFDIDWFNAAYKELGKAHFECLYDAAKYISDGAKHARARKFADAVRGMMKLADVEKEIAAKRNKDLVLCCGLIPLKRAREKDMLARYAFLQNFLKESRQFGAQRRASEAKAVEIALSNLARACGFDDVTRLVWTAETELIKAHAAHFAPKAVEDTELWLRVTEDGKVSLVCAKGGKELKSIPAKLKKNAYVLELKEAETNLKEQYRRARKMLEEMMEDGTPLLAREIANVMEHNPVIAPLLRVLVFKSDTAFGFYEDGVLVAPDGTRTAVAADAELKIAHALDLYESGTWTAYQTYLFEKGIRQPFKQVFRELYVKTADERGKETSLRYAGHQIQPAKTVALLKTRRWVVDGTDGLQRVYYKANIIARIYALADWFSPADIEAPTLEWVDFFDRKTFKKLPIDDVPDLIFTEVMRDVDLVVSVAHVGGVDPEASHSTIEMRRAIVQFNLPLFKLDNVRLEGAHAHIHGTLGDYTVHLGSGVVQQKAGAMVNVLPVHSQHRGRLFLPFLDEDPKTAEIMSKIILFAEDGKIKDPFILEQIRR from the coding sequence ATGATTAGCTACTATTTGCGCGATGAGGAAATGACACGCTATATTGAGCGGCTGAAGGCAGGGTTTGACGCGCTGAATCCACAGAGCCAAAAGCTGCTCAACTTTCTCTTTTTCCGTACGGACGAGAAGGGAGAACCGGACTACGACTGGGACGTCGGCGTGGCAAACTTTCGCCGCAACAAGAAAGGCGTGGTCTGCACGGTCGATGATGACGTGCTGCCGCCTGCGCTCTACCCCGCCTTTGACCTGATGATAGGCGAGGACCTGCGGAGGGATCTCGTCGATATGGCGCACAGCCTCGCCGCCTATCCCTACACGAACCGCTACTACCGACGTCTCGTCCGCTCACGCGACTACCATCAGCACGTCGGCCGCATTTGGAATCTGGTCGAGCAGCTTGTGCGCGAGTACGCCTTAGGGAAGAACTTCCTGCAGCTCCTGCGCAGAGAGTACGATGTGGAGAGGTACGGCAGCAGCTTCCTCCCGCCCGAGCAGATCGCCGTATGGATCGACCGTGGGGACGCAGAGACCATCGCCATCATCCGCGACATGCTCCTCAGTGAGAACAACACGAACGTGCTCACCTACGATATTTTCCGCGCCATCTTCAAGTCACGCAGTACAGAACTCGTGGAGCTCGTCGGCAAACTCCTGCTCGCGGGGAAACTGCAGGAGGGACTGCGGCAGGCGATCTGCGAGACAATGGACTGCGGGCGGCAGGAGCACTTCGTCTATATCATGGGCATCATCGAGGAGCACAACCTCATCCGCTTCTCGTCCGTGCGCCGCGCGATCGCAACGACCATCGGTATCGGCACGGACAGCGAGCGTGTGGACAAGAAGCTCCTCGCGCTCATGATGCGCGTGCTGCGCAATCCTGCGGAGGCGGACACACTCCTGTGCAGTGAGGACAATGTCGAGGCGATGGTCGGACTGTGGAGCAAGGGCATACATGACCTCACGCAGCTCATTGCCGGCATGGAGGCGATCATCGCAGAGGGACGGCCGCACTCCGTCCTGCTCGTCTCGTACTTCCTGCACGCCCTGCAGGACGGTGCACAGGAGCGGCGCATTGCAAAGCGCGTTCTCCTTGGCATCACGGATGCGGAACTGAGTGCGGCGGACATGAAGAAAATTGCCTGCTATCTGTCCTACATGACGGGCGATTTCTACATCCTGCGGGATCTCGACGACTTCGTCAAGCAATTCGATGCAACGACGTATTTCGCGGACACAGAGGAAGCCACGCGTTTCTTCGATCTCTGCGCGCGTGCCCTCGACCGAATGAAGCGCAAGGAGGAGAAGTACCCCGCGTGCATCTTCCCGTGGTACGATGTGACGCTGACGAAGGAAGCACTGTCCAATGCGATGGTGCTCACTGCCCTCTGCGCCGGCACTGCGCTGACGGATCGCGTCGCCCCCATCCTCCCCGTCTGCTACACGGGACAGCGCGCTGCGCGGCTCTTCCTCAAGACACCGCTGAGTGCGGCACAGGAGGCATCGCTTCTCGACCTCCTGCGCCTCGCCCCCGAGACAGCGGAAGCAATCCTCCTCAAAAAAGATACGGCGACCGTGGCGGCTGCGGACTTCGTGCCGCGCCACCGCACAGAGATTGCCGCCCTGCTGCGCCTGAAGACCGCAAAGACGCGCCGCACGGTGCTCGACCTTCTCTACACGCAGGAGGACGAATTGCTCCGCACCAGCATCGCAGATCTCCTCGCACAGAAGGACGTGAACAAACGCCTCGGCGCACTTGATCTCCTCCTGCGCTGCAAGGCGGACGGGCGCATGGCACAGGAGGAGCTGCTCGCCCTCGCACACGGCATCCAAAAGCCCACCTCGGACGAGCAGGTGCTGATCGACGAGCTGTCGAGCAGCACAGGTGCGGACGCACAGGAGCAGGCACTGTTCGACGCGGCATACACGCCGGACTTCGCCATCGAGATTCAGTATGCGGAGAAAAATGGCGGCATCCGCGGCCTGCTGAATCGTCTCACGGGCGCGAAAGAGGAATTATCGGCGGGCGGCTACGATGCAGCGGCAAACACCATCCACGTCGTCAACACGCTCACACTCAAAGACATATTCCCGCGCACGGACGAGGAGCTGCTTGCCATCGTCACGAAACTGAACGCGCTCTACGCGAAACATGAGGACTACGAGTACAAGGCACGCTGGATCGGCAGAGAGGAGACGACGCTTTCGGCGGGCTATTACGAACGGGCAGACGCAGAGCACGCGAAAGACGCGCCCGATCATATCAAATACTATCCGCTTGCTGAGGTCTGGGAGGAGTTCTACCGACAGGAAATCGTGGACTTCCCCACGCTCTATCAGCTCGCCATCGCGCTCCGTATGCCGAAGGCGGAGGACGAATTCTTCGCCGACGGTCTGACGCGCATGACTGAGCGGGACTGGACAGCGTTCCCCGCCGCCCTTGCCGCGCAGAAGCTGAGTTACTTCGGCGAGGGTTACGTCGGACGGCAGACGGGGAAAAATGTCATTCGCGTACTCTATGAGACATACGCAGAGGAAAACCGCCCATTCGTCTTTGCCGCAGGGCTGCTGATGATGAGCCGTGCCTACGACTGCTTTGACGAAAACCTCTTTCTCGTGGAGTACAAAAACCAGTGGCGCACAGGGAATACGCGCCAGATCATGCACCACACTGCGCTCATGCAGACCGCGCTGCACGGCGCACGGCGCTATCAGGGTGCGGCGGAGTTCGCACAGTCCTACGCCCTGCGGTACCGCATGATGGAGCGTCTCGAAGCACAGCTGCTGCGCACAGAGCAGGAGCCGGAGTCCGGCATGGTCGGCATCATCGAGCACGCGCAGGCGCATCTCCTCGGCATGGTGGAGAAGGACGCGTTCTACAAGATGCTCCTCGGCGTGCAGGCGGACGGGATGAGCGAGGACGCTGCACGCAAACAAAAAGCAGTGGAAAAGAATCGCATACAGGTGCTCGAACGATATCGCAGCGGTGCCCTCCCCGACCCAAAGGACGCGGATTTCCGCGGCGCACAGACGGAGGATGTCCTCGCCTTTGTACGGGACGAAGGGCAGCAGGTCATCGACTGCATTGTCACGGCAGAGCTGCGGCGCGGCGACACCCCCGCGCTTCACTCCGCTGCGGTCGCAAGCATCGTGCGCGTCGAGGGCATGGATACGTTCGTGCGCATCCTGCAGGCACTCGGCGCACTGAAACTCGATCGCGGCAGCTGGTACTACGGTGCGAACGAGGCGAAGGCATCGACGCTCAGTCACCTGCTGAAGGTCAGTCACCCGCGCGCGGGCGAGACAGCGGCGGAGTTAAAGACGGCTCTCTCGGGAAGCGGCATCACGGAGCAGCGGCTCGTCGAGGCGGCGATGTACGCACTGCAGTGGATTCCGCTCATCGAGGCACACCTCGGCTGGCACGGCATGGCAAGCGGCTGTTACTACTTCCAGGCACACATGAGCGACATCCCGAAGGATCGCGAGAGCATGATCGCAAAGTACACCCCGATCGCCGTCGAGGATCTGAAGGAGGGCGCGTTTGACATCGACTGGTTCAACGCAGCCTACAAGGAGCTCGGCAAGGCGCATTTCGAGTGTCTCTACGATGCCGCAAAGTACATCTCCGACGGTGCGAAGCACGCACGGGCGCGCAAATTCGCCGACGCGGTGCGCGGCATGATGAAGCTCGCAGACGTGGAGAAGGAGATCGCGGCGAAGCGCAACAAGGATCTCGTCCTGTGCTGCGGGCTGATCCCGCTGAAACGCGCACGGGAAAAGGATATGCTCGCACGCTACGCATTCCTGCAGAATTTCCTCAAGGAGAGCAGGCAGTTCGGCGCACAACGCCGCGCGAGCGAGGCAAAGGCGGTCGAGATCGCACTCTCGAACCTCGCCCGCGCCTGCGGCTTTGACGACGTGACGCGCCTCGTGTGGACGGCGGAGACGGAACTCATCAAGGCGCACGCCGCCCACTTTGCGCCCAAGGCGGTCGAGGACACGGAGCTGTGGCTGCGCGTGACGGAGGACGGCAAGGTAAGCCTCGTGTGTGCCAAGGGCGGCAAGGAGCTGAAATCCATCCCCGCAAAGCTGAAGAAGAATGCCTACGTGCTCGAACTGAAGGAAGCGGAGACGAATCTGAAGGAGCAGTACCGCCGTGCGCGGAAGATGCTCGAGGAAATGATGGAGGACGGCACGCCGCTGCTCGCCCGTGAGATTGCAAACGTCATGGAGCACAATCCTGTCATCGCTCCTCTCTTGCGTGTACTCGTCTTCAAATCGGACACGGCATTCGGCTTTTACGAGGACGGCGTACTCGTTGCCCCCGACGGCACGCGCACAGCGGTCGCGGCGGATGCGGAACTAAAAATCGCCCACGCGCTCGATCTCTATGAGAGCGGCACATGGACGGCGTATCAGACATATCTCTTTGAAAAGGGCATCCGTCAGCCGTTCAAGCAGGTATTCCGCGAGCTCTACGTCAAGACAGCGGACGAACGCGGCAAGGAGACGAGCCTGCGCTATGCGGGACACCAGATCCAGCCCGCGAAGACCGTCGCGCTGCTCAAGACGCGCCGCTGGGTCGTTGACGGCACGGACGGACTGCAGCGCGTCTACTACAAGGCGAACATCATCGCACGCATCTACGCGCTCGCCGACTGGTTCTCGCCCGCCGACATCGAAGCACCGACGCTCGAATGGGTAGATTTCTTCGACCGCAAGACGTTCAAGAAACTGCCGATCGACGATGTGCCCGACCTCATCTTCACCGAGGTCATGCGCGATGTCGATCTCGTCGTCTCCGTCGCGCACGTCGGCGGCGTTGACCCCGAGGCAAGCCACTCGACCATCGAGATGCGCCGCGCCATCGTGCAGTTCAATCTGCCGCTCTTTAAGCTCGACAACGTTCGTCTCGAGGGCGCGCACGCGCATATCCACGGAACGCTCGGCGACTATACCGTCCACCTCGGCAGCGGCGTCGTGCAGCAGAAGGCGGGCGCGATGGTGAACGTCCTGCCCGTCCACAGTCAGCACCGCGGCCGCCTCTTCCTGCCGTTCCTCGACGAGGATCCGAAAACGGCGGAAATCATGTCGAAGATTATCCTCTTTGCGGAGGACGGCAAGATCAAGGATCCGTTTATCTTGGAACAGATCCGACGCTGA
- a CDS encoding bacteriohemerythrin: MKYEFTDDYLTGIASVDEQHSKLFDLTNECYELVMESAADDKYDKIVEILDELAAYAATHFKSEEAYAESVGDPHRFSHRALHLRFMKKVAEIDLEKVDENQQEYLLNILDFLARWLYDHIKGRDCKLPHKTAAS, from the coding sequence ATGAAGTATGAGTTTACCGATGATTATTTGACGGGAATCGCATCTGTGGACGAGCAGCACAGCAAGCTGTTTGACCTCACGAACGAGTGCTATGAGCTCGTGATGGAGAGCGCGGCGGATGATAAGTATGACAAGATCGTTGAGATTCTGGATGAACTCGCCGCTTACGCGGCCACGCATTTTAAGAGTGAAGAGGCGTATGCGGAGAGTGTGGGCGACCCGCATCGGTTCAGTCACCGTGCGCTGCATCTGCGCTTTATGAAGAAGGTGGCAGAGATCGATCTGGAGAAGGTTGACGAGAATCAGCAGGAGTACCTGCTGAACATTCTCGACTTTCTCGCACGCTGGCTCTACGATCATATCAAGGGGCGGGACTGCAAGCTCCCGCATAAGACGGCGGCATCGTAA
- a CDS encoding bacteriohemerythrin, which produces MKYELTKDYLTGIDEIDKEHAKLFELTNECYELVMDDAAIDRFDRIVELLDELRSYAATHFAHEEEYMERIQYERRFSERYQHLRFIQKLSEIDLDDIDENQQEHLLQILDFLARWLYGHIKVMDCRIPKE; this is translated from the coding sequence ATGAAATATGAACTCACGAAAGACTATCTGACGGGCATCGATGAGATCGACAAGGAGCACGCGAAACTCTTTGAACTGACAAACGAATGCTATGAACTTGTGATGGACGACGCGGCGATTGACCGCTTTGACCGCATCGTGGAGCTGCTGGACGAACTGCGCAGTTATGCGGCGACGCATTTTGCCCACGAGGAAGAGTACATGGAGCGCATCCAGTACGAGCGGCGCTTCAGCGAGCGCTATCAGCATCTGCGCTTCATTCAGAAGCTCAGCGAGATCGACCTCGACGACATCGACGAGAACCAGCAGGAGCATCTGCTGCAGATCCTCGACTTCCTCGCGCGCTGGCTCTACGGCCATATCAAGGTCATGGACTGCCGCATTCCGAAGGAGTAG
- a CDS encoding SGNH/GDSL hydrolase family protein, producing MQLGMLGRGAGMLLAVCVILTAVPAGAAVQPVPRHASQQAGWEAERVMQDITAQATALRERGAERTLHAGTAQQPSSVLLRWPAYPGAVRYAVRILRAGAGEKMTVRETMERVYTTGVHLPLAAYGGEKDLCWTVQPLNYDGTPLAGESDPRPVGGETADPAAPVLTTEYGAMAYAPLYPVYSWIPLAGQMVHEVEVYRREGGHDRYLHTLRAGEYDVYDDMPFTVPGHYFYRVRGITEAGTPISNWSNYGTFTVTDRTPIAALGDSITHGGGAITVPPSYTLYDWETYCSVPVKNLGHSGDTTEEMLARFERDVLPFSPRVLLIMGGVNDYRSGIYGAESVRNLAALRDKCKAHGITPIFLTATPIRPALMAARMTITRPPSNWWEHRDYINKWIMQQEFAVDVATVLSDAGGELEATYTTDGLHPDLMGKKYIGETVDAYLRTHFAYAAGEAARRAQMLKQMGQ from the coding sequence AGCTTGGAATGCTTGGGCGGGGCGCAGGAATGCTCCTTGCCGTCTGTGTGATACTGACGGCTGTGCCGGCAGGGGCAGCGGTGCAGCCTGTACCGCGCCATGCATCACAGCAGGCTGGCTGGGAGGCGGAGCGCGTGATGCAGGACATAACGGCGCAGGCCACCGCACTGCGGGAGCGTGGGGCGGAGAGGACGCTTCACGCAGGAACGGCGCAGCAGCCATCCTCAGTCCTCCTGCGCTGGCCGGCGTATCCGGGCGCAGTGCGGTATGCCGTGCGCATCCTGCGCGCAGGTGCGGGGGAGAAGATGACCGTACGCGAGACGATGGAGCGCGTCTATACGACGGGCGTGCACCTGCCGCTTGCCGCGTACGGCGGGGAGAAGGACCTCTGCTGGACCGTGCAGCCGCTGAATTACGACGGAACGCCGCTCGCCGGGGAATCGGATCCGCGTCCCGTCGGCGGAGAGACCGCCGATCCCGCAGCGCCCGTGCTGACGACGGAGTACGGAGCGATGGCATACGCACCGCTCTACCCCGTCTATTCGTGGATTCCACTCGCAGGTCAGATGGTGCACGAGGTTGAGGTCTACCGCCGCGAGGGGGGACATGATCGCTATCTTCATACGCTGCGCGCGGGTGAGTACGATGTCTATGACGACATGCCGTTTACCGTACCGGGGCATTATTTCTACCGTGTGCGTGGGATCACGGAGGCGGGCACGCCCATCTCGAACTGGTCGAACTACGGGACATTCACCGTCACTGACCGCACGCCGATCGCGGCGCTCGGGGACAGCATCACGCACGGCGGCGGCGCGATCACGGTGCCGCCCTCCTACACACTCTACGACTGGGAGACGTACTGCTCCGTTCCCGTAAAGAACCTCGGACACAGCGGCGACACGACGGAGGAGATGCTCGCGCGGTTTGAGCGCGACGTGCTGCCGTTTTCCCCGCGCGTCCTCCTCATCATGGGCGGAGTGAACGACTACCGCAGCGGTATCTACGGTGCGGAGAGCGTGCGCAACCTCGCCGCACTGCGCGATAAGTGCAAAGCGCATGGGATCACGCCGATCTTCCTGACGGCGACACCGATTCGCCCTGCGCTCATGGCCGCACGCATGACGATCACGCGCCCCCCATCGAACTGGTGGGAGCACCGCGACTATATCAACAAGTGGATCATGCAGCAGGAATTTGCCGTCGATGTGGCAACCGTCCTCTCGGATGCGGGCGGGGAGCTCGAGGCGACGTACACGACCGACGGGCTGCACCCCGACCTCATGGGGAAAAAATACATCGGTGAGACTGTGGATGCCTACCTGCGCACGCACTTCGCCTACGCTGCGGGTGAGGCCGCGCGGCGCGCGCAGATGCTGAAACAAATGGGACAATAA